ATGGAAGATGCGAGAAAACTGTTTGATGGAATGACTGAACCGGGAGACGTGGTTTTATGGACTACCATGGTTGGTGGATACATGAAATTTGGGATGGTGGGTCTCGCACTTgagttgtttgatgaaatgcctgacCCGAATGATGTTACTTGGGGTGTTGTCATAGCGGGTTGTGTTAAAAATGGGAGATATAAGGATGCTTTAAGTATTTTCTATGACATGTTACAATGTACAAATGTCAAGCCAAATGAAGCATCCCTGGTTTGCGCCCTTTCTGCTTGTGCTCACTTAGGAGCACTAGACCAAGGCAAGTGGATTCATGTTTATGTTGACAAGAGAGGAGTCATTTGCAGCTCGAACCTTGCCACAGCACTTATTGATATGTACATGAAATGTGGAAGCATCACGCATGCACGTAGAGTTTTTAATAGTGTTTCTTCTAGAAAGGATCTGCTTTCATGGACGAGCATGATCACGGGGCTAGCATTGCATGGACTTGGGAGGGAAGCAGTCGATCTGTTTCTGCACATGTTGGATGTTGGCATGAAGCCGGATCATATCACACTCATTGGAGTTCTAAATGCCTGCAGTCATTCAGGTTTAGTCGACCAAGGGCGCCAAttctttcatggcatgcaaCAATTATGGGGCATTGTGCCTACTGTTGAACATTACGGTTGCATTGTTGATCTTCTTGGACGTGCTGGCTTCATAGACGAGGCAGTGAACATTGCTAAGTGTATGCCTGTAGAGCCCGACATTGTTATATGGAGGGCCTTACTTAGTGCCTGTAGGATTCATGGAAATTTAGCACTAGCCGAAGAAATAATGCACCATGTAGACAGATGTGATCCCCTTGATCATGGAGGCAGCAAGATTCTCTTGTCAAGCATGTATGCATCAAGCAACTGCTGGGATGGGGTTGCCAGAGTCAGGGGCACCATGTGCAAACAAAGGATTCAGTTGGTTCCTGGATGGAGTTCTATAGAAGTGAAAGGTGTCATTCATGAATTTGTTGCTGGTGATAGAACCCATCCTCGAGCTGCAGATATCTATCAGAAGCTGGATGAGTTATTTAACAGGCTTCAAGCAGTGGGTTATAGTCCCAGTACATTGCGCATTTCGTTCGAGTTGAGTGAGGAAGATAAAGAGCAAGCCATGTATTGGCACAGTGAGAAACTAGCAGTTGCGTTTGGATTATTGAGCACTGAAGATGGGTTTCCCATTAGAGTGGTTAAGAATCTACGAATTTGTGAAGATTGTCACTCTGCTATGAAAGCTATATCTAGAGTTTTTGGCAGAGAAATAATAGTGAGGGACCGATCTCGTTTTCATAACTTCAAACAGGGTAGTTGTTCCTGCAGAGACTACTGGTGAGTACATTTAGTTAGTGGTGGTAGCATTCTCAATTAAATGGTAGCTCATTTGTTTCTCCATTGTTCTTGTACCAATGGACATCGGTTTCCTTCTTTGAAAAGGGGAATGTGACACTCCTTATGAAATTTTGGTTCTACTATAAAATCTATAATCTTTCCCACACTCCTTATGAAATTATGGTTCTCCATGAAATGTATAATCTTTCTCGTATCTTAGAATATTTGGTCTCCCTTGTCATGATCTAGCATATTCTTGACACCACCGTCACAAATGTAAGAATAATTTCACAGAAAGTTAGAAACACCTTAGGGAGGCAAGACCTCAACGGTCCGTTCATTCATCCTTAAgagaatatacatatataaagacatattggtatgtaaattaatatttgatATTAAAATACAACTACACATGAGATacttaaaaaattgttttgtgtTGTTACTTCTTTAAGCAATCTAGCATCGTGGTTCACCTTCTGCTGGCAACGCTAGCTACACAAGCTAAGTTGTACGTATTCAACTTAAGGCCATGAAAGAACGTTCAAAGAATTTCATCTTCCTAGAAGTTCTCAGGTCCAAGTCTTCCTTAGAATTTGCTATGGTAAAAAGCCTTTAGAGCATACCTGTATCCTGCTTGTCTGTAAAAGTTATGGATGTTCAAGATGCATTCTCTAGGGCATGTTTCAATGCCTGGATATCCCATCCATACAAGGTGGACACATCAAGAGTGGAGTAATCGAACACAGGAGTGGTCGTCCTGGATGATTTCTCCATTTTTACAGTAAATGGGTATGACAGTTTTTCTGGATTCTCAGTCAACTAGAAGTCCCATCTTAAAATCCTGGAACACTTCTTCAAGGTGACCTTGACCCTGGAAAAGAAGTTATTCAGAACATCAAACAGTTAAAGTTTCACACTATTGGCAAAACAACCTTTGGTGAGGTAAATTAATCTTACTGGAGTTGGGTCTTTCACTTCCAGAGGAGCTTATATGTTAGGCTCCCTTTGATGGcaataaaaatgttttcatgGAAGAGTTTCCATCAAAAGACTTTCCTTGCAATATGCTTGTATTTGAAAACAAGAAACTTCTTTCGGGAATGTATCttttaggggttgtttggcagcgGTAACAAGATATTACTGTTCTATGTATTGGCCCCAAAGAATGTTTAAAGTGTTCGATGAATCTATCCCATTTTTAGGGCCgacaaatgaaataataactgcCAGATACCACCTTGGAGAACGTATTCCCATTAAtcagaaagtgaaaaaaaaattgaaatgctataCTATTTGGCAATGCAAACTGTATgcttttttccaaaatttaattCTTCAATTTTATGTCCAACTATCTTTAAAAGATCTTTTTTCACCTTTCTTAAACTTTTGTGTTTCcattaaaaaaagggaaatgagTTTTTTGGTGTTTTGTTGT
Above is a window of Nymphaea colorata isolate Beijing-Zhang1983 chromosome 8, ASM883128v2, whole genome shotgun sequence DNA encoding:
- the LOC116258527 gene encoding pentatricopeptide repeat-containing protein At5g66520-like, producing MHFPCKVSLRTRALKLIANQHPERPPFSRFSTGSTTKLVSPVNRPLLDRFSTLKVPPCSGFAKAVQLKQIHAQIITSGLPLHKLFPFCVESGNIDYARIAFDRARVLCKFDRNAMLQAYSKSAVPERALLLFREMLAVGDHDSGPDKYSFTFLIAACSRLDRSCNCHSMVVKKGFERDTFVKNSLVSMYVSFGAMEDARKLFDGMTEPGDVVLWTTMVGGYMKFGMVGLALELFDEMPDPNDVTWGVVIAGCVKNGRYKDALSIFYDMLQCTNVKPNEASLVCALSACAHLGALDQGKWIHVYVDKRGVICSSNLATALIDMYMKCGSITHARRVFNSVSSRKDLLSWTSMITGLALHGLGREAVDLFLHMLDVGMKPDHITLIGVLNACSHSGLVDQGRQFFHGMQQLWGIVPTVEHYGCIVDLLGRAGFIDEAVNIAKCMPVEPDIVIWRALLSACRIHGNLALAEEIMHHVDRCDPLDHGGSKILLSSMYASSNCWDGVARVRGTMCKQRIQLVPGWSSIEVKGVIHEFVAGDRTHPRAADIYQKLDELFNRLQAVGYSPSTLRISFELSEEDKEQAMYWHSEKLAVAFGLLSTEDGFPIRVVKNLRICEDCHSAMKAISRVFGREIIVRDRSRFHNFKQGSCSCRDYW